The DNA window GAGGTTACGGCATGTTAGCTGAAAAACTGATACTTTTATGGAAAAATGATGATTTCGTGTAAAAATTTAATCGTATTTCGGCACCTGCCGGCGGTGCGCAGCTGCCTGGCGTCCACCGCGTACTCCGCGCCCAGTGCCATCGCCCACCGCAGCCTCTCCAGCGCTTGGAGCCCGCCGAGGAGCGGAAATCCGCCACAGACCCGGCACCTGCACACCACGCGCAATCTCCTGGCCAAGGACTACTACACGACGCTGGGCGTTGCCAAGAACGCCAACGGCAAGGACATCAAGAAGGCCTACTACCAGCTGGCCAAGAAGTACCACCCGGACACCAACAAGGAGGACCCGGATGCGAGCCGAAAGTTCCAGGAGGTCTCGGAGGCCTACGAGGTGCTCAGCGACGAGCAGAAGCGCCGTGAGTACGACACCTACGGCCAGACCGCGGAGAACATGGGTCGCCAGGGCGGCGGATTCCCCGGAGGAGGCGCCGGAGGCTTTGGACCCGAGGGCTTCTCCCAGAACTGGCAGTTCCGTTCGACCATCGATCCGGAGGAGCTCTTTCGCAAGATCTTCGGCGAGGGAAACTTCCGCACGAACAGTTTCGACGACTTCGCCGACTCCAAGTTCGGTTTCGGCCAGGCCCAGGAGATGGTGATGGACCTGACCTTCGCTCAGGCCGCACGCGGCGTCAACAAAGATGTCAACGTCAATGTGGTGGACCAGTGCCCCAAGTGCGCCGGCTCTAAGTGCGAGCCGGGCACCAAACCAGGACGCTGTCAGTACTGCAATGGCACAGGATTCGAGACCGTCTCGACGGGACCCTTTGTGATGCGCTCCACCTGCCGCTACTGCCAGGGCACGCGGCAGCACATCAAGTACCCGTGCAGCGAGTGCGAGGGCAAGGGACGTACGGTCCAGCGGCGCAAAGTCACCGTTCCGGTGCCAGCCGGCATTGAGAACGGACAAACGGTGCGCATGCAGGTGGGCAGCAAGGAGCTGTTCGTCACCTTCCGCGTGGAGCGGAGCGATTACTTCCGGCGCGAGGGCGCCGATGTGCACACGGACGCGGCCATCTCGCTGGCCCAATCGGTCCTGGGTGGCACTGTGCGGGTCCAAGGCGTCTACGAGGACCAGTGGATCAACGTGGAGCCGGGCACCTCGTCACATCACAAGATACGGCTGCGCGGCAAGGGCCTGAAGC is part of the Drosophila biarmipes strain raj3 chromosome 2R, RU_DBia_V1.1, whole genome shotgun sequence genome and encodes:
- the LOC108026759 gene encoding protein tumorous imaginal discs, mitochondrial isoform X3; translation: MMISCKNLIVFRHLPAVRSCLASTAYSAPSAIAHRSLSSAWSPPRSGNPPQTRHLHTTRNLLAKDYYTTLGVAKNANGKDIKKAYYQLAKKYHPDTNKEDPDASRKFQEVSEAYEVLSDEQKRREYDTYGQTAENMGRQGGGFPGGGAGGFGPEGFSQNWQFRSTIDPEELFRKIFGEGNFRTNSFDDFADSKFGFGQAQEMVMDLTFAQAARGVNKDVNVNVVDQCPKCAGSKCEPGTKPGRCQYCNGTGFETVSTGPFVMRSTCRYCQGTRQHIKYPCSECEGKGRTVQRRKVTVPVPAGIENGQTVRMQVGSKELFVTFRVERSDYFRREGADVHTDAAISLAQSVLGGTVRVQGVYEDQWINVEPGTSSHHKIRLRGKGLKRVNAHGHGDHYVHIKIAVPSGKKLDKERLALIEAYAELEEDTPGQIHGITNRKDGTQERVRVEEQQLEQEKLEPVQDPPSPETDQQKQKAKASGRTKRKAKRKKAADPDPDKATAEAS
- the LOC108026759 gene encoding protein tumorous imaginal discs, mitochondrial isoform X2, translating into MMISCKNLIVFRHLPAVRSCLASTAYSAPSAIAHRSLSSAWSPPRSGNPPQTRHLHTTRNLLAKDYYTTLGVAKNANGKDIKKAYYQLAKKYHPDTNKEDPDASRKFQEVSEAYEVLSDEQKRREYDTYGQTAENMGRQGGGFPGGGAGGFGPEGFSQNWQFRSTIDPEELFRKIFGEGNFRTNSFDDFADSKFGFGQAQEMVMDLTFAQAARGVNKDVNVNVVDQCPKCAGSKCEPGTKPGRCQYCNGTGFETVSTGPFVMRSTCRYCQGTRQHIKYPCSECEGKGRTVQRRKVTVPVPAGIENGQTVRMQVGSKELFVTFRVERSDYFRREGADVHTDAAISLAQSVLGGTVRVQGVYEDQWINVEPGTSSHHKIRLRGKGLKRVNAHGHGDHYVHIKIAVPSGKKLDKERLALIEAYAELEEDTPGQIHGITNRKDGRASESRGAAAGAGEAGAGSGSSKPGDGSAETEGKGQRTDQEEGKAKEGGGSGSGQGDGGGFINKIKSMFN
- the LOC108026759 gene encoding protein tumorous imaginal discs, mitochondrial isoform X4, with the protein product MMISCKNLIVFRHLPAVRSCLASTAYSAPSAIAHRSLSSAWSPPRSGNPPQTRHLHTTRNLLAKDYYTTLGVAKNANGKDIKKAYYQLAKKYHPDTNKEDPDASRKFQEVSEAYEVLSDEQKRREYDTYGQTAENMGRQGGGFPGGGAGGFGPEGFSQNWQFRSTIDPEELFRKIFGEGNFRTNSFDDFADSKFGFGQAQEMVMDLTFAQAARGVNKDVNVNVVDQCPKCAGSKCEPGTKPGRCQYCNGTGFETVSTGPFVMRSTCRYCQGTRQHIKYPCSECEGKGRTVQRRKVTVPVPAGIENGQTVRMQVGSKELFVTFRVERSDYFRREGADVHTDAAISLAQSVLGGTVRVQGVYEDQWINVEPGTSSHHKIRLRGKGLKRVNAHGHGDHYVHIKIAVPSGKKLDKERLALIEAYAELEEDTPGQIHGITNRKDGSKKATSE
- the LOC108026759 gene encoding protein tumorous imaginal discs, mitochondrial isoform X1; protein product: MMISCKNLIVFRHLPAVRSCLASTAYSAPSAIAHRSLSSAWSPPRSGNPPQTRHLHTTRNLLAKDYYTTLGVAKNANGKDIKKAYYQLAKKYHPDTNKEDPDASRKFQEVSEAYEVLSDEQKRREYDTYGQTAENMGRQGGGFPGGGAGGFGPEGFSQNWQFRSTIDPEELFRKIFGEGNFRTNSFDDFADSKFGFGQAQEMVMDLTFAQAARGVNKDVNVNVVDQCPKCAGSKCEPGTKPGRCQYCNGTGFETVSTGPFVMRSTCRYCQGTRQHIKYPCSECEGKGRTVQRRKVTVPVPAGIENGQTVRMQVGSKELFVTFRVERSDYFRREGADVHTDAAISLAQSVLGGTVRVQGVYEDQWINVEPGTSSHHKIRLRGKGLKRVNAHGHGDHYVHIKIAVPSGKKLDKERLALIEAYAELEEDTPGQIHGITNRKDGSKKATAGASESRGAAAGAGEAGAGSGSSKPGDGSAETEGKGQRTDQEEGKAKEGGGSGSGQGDGGGFINKIKSMFN